A window of Rufibacter sp. LB8 contains these coding sequences:
- a CDS encoding bifunctional response regulator/alkaline phosphatase family protein, which yields MQRYTILWADDEIDLLKPHILFLEERGYDITPVNSGADAVEKVQEQTYDLVFLDENMPGISGLETLSEIKAIRPTIPVVMITKSEEEHIMEEAIGSKIADYLIKPINPNQILLSAKRILDNRRLVEEKTNSSYQRDFRTLGMAFGERLSYQEWADVYKKLVYWELEIAETEGKSMADVINMQKDEANTNFARFIMDNYEEWVNDETDEIPLMSHKLFKDRVFPMMKENDTPVYFILIDNLRYDQWKVLEPIITDYFNVDHEEMYYSILPTTTAYARNAIFSGMLPADIAKKYPNLWVSDDEEEGKNMHEEDFLEIQLQNNNVKEKFSYHKITNNTAGKELLAKFNNLENNKLNVIVYNFVDMLSHARTDMQMIRELAADEAAYRSLTRSWFLHSPLFDTLKAIAEKKGRLIITTDHGTVRVKKPFKIIGDRNTNTNLRYKHGKNLGFTEKDVLVCRKPERFHLPKSNVSTAYVFAMNDDFFAYPNNYNYYVNHYKDTFQHGGVSLEETIIPFITLSSKNA from the coding sequence ATGCAAAGATATACTATTTTGTGGGCCGACGACGAGATTGACCTTCTCAAGCCCCATATTCTGTTCTTAGAAGAGAGAGGCTATGACATCACCCCGGTGAACAGCGGCGCCGATGCCGTGGAGAAGGTGCAGGAACAAACCTATGACCTGGTGTTCCTGGACGAAAACATGCCCGGCATCTCCGGTCTGGAGACGCTCAGCGAAATCAAAGCCATCAGACCAACCATTCCGGTGGTCATGATCACCAAAAGCGAGGAAGAGCATATCATGGAAGAGGCCATTGGTTCTAAAATAGCCGACTACCTCATTAAGCCCATCAACCCCAACCAAATCCTGCTTTCGGCCAAGCGCATCTTAGATAACCGCCGTCTGGTGGAGGAGAAAACCAACAGTTCTTACCAACGCGATTTCAGAACCTTGGGCATGGCCTTCGGCGAACGGTTGAGTTACCAGGAATGGGCCGATGTCTACAAGAAACTGGTGTACTGGGAACTGGAGATTGCCGAAACCGAAGGCAAAAGCATGGCCGACGTGATCAACATGCAGAAAGATGAGGCCAACACCAACTTCGCCCGGTTCATCATGGACAATTACGAGGAATGGGTGAACGACGAGACCGATGAGATTCCGTTGATGTCGCACAAACTCTTCAAAGACCGCGTGTTCCCCATGATGAAAGAAAACGACACGCCGGTGTATTTCATCTTGATTGACAACCTGCGCTATGACCAGTGGAAGGTGCTGGAACCCATCATCACAGACTATTTCAACGTGGACCATGAGGAGATGTACTATTCCATCTTGCCCACCACCACGGCCTACGCCCGCAACGCCATCTTCTCCGGCATGCTCCCCGCCGACATCGCCAAGAAATACCCCAACCTGTGGGTGAGTGACGACGAGGAGGAAGGCAAAAACATGCACGAAGAAGATTTCCTGGAGATTCAGCTGCAGAACAACAACGTCAAAGAGAAGTTCAGCTATCATAAAATCACCAACAACACCGCCGGGAAAGAGTTGCTGGCCAAGTTCAACAACCTGGAGAACAACAAGCTCAACGTGATCGTCTACAACTTCGTGGACATGCTCTCTCATGCGCGCACTGACATGCAGATGATACGCGAACTGGCCGCCGATGAAGCTGCTTACCGGTCACTCACGCGTTCCTGGTTTCTGCATTCGCCGCTGTTTGACACGCTCAAAGCCATCGCTGAAAAAAAAGGCCGCCTGATTATTACCACAGACCACGGCACCGTGCGCGTGAAAAAACCGTTCAAGATCATAGGTGACCGCAACACCAACACCAACCTGCGCTACAAGCACGGCAAAAACCTGGGCTTCACGGAGAAAGATGTGCTGGTGTGCCGCAAGCCCGAGCGTTTCCATTTGCCCAAGAGCAACGTGAGCACGGCCTACGTCTTCGCCATGAATGATGACTTCTTTGCCTACCCCAACAACTATAACTACTACGTGAACCACTACAAAGACACGTTCCAGCACGGCGGCGTCTCTCTGGAGGAAACCATTATCCCGTTTATCACGCTTTCGTCTAAAAATGCCTGA
- a CDS encoding ATP-binding cassette domain-containing protein, producing the protein MQIKLTAVGKRFNYEWIFRNLTFEFVSGKAYAVLGHNGSGKSTLLSILSGFQMLSEGTVSYSLQNKDVPVEQLYRHLALAAPYQDLLEEFTLDEMIQFHTRFKGLRNISPSQLPDILQLQAARHKHIRNFSSGMKQRLKLGLALYSDTPLLLLDEPTTNMDQAGVNWYLEHLEQNRQNRLVIIGSNVPHEYSFCDEQLPINQFHYQAPSRKSNL; encoded by the coding sequence ATGCAGATTAAGCTAACGGCTGTTGGCAAACGCTTTAATTACGAGTGGATTTTCCGGAATCTGACCTTTGAATTTGTCTCTGGCAAGGCCTATGCCGTGCTGGGGCACAATGGTTCCGGAAAATCCACTTTGCTTTCTATTTTGAGTGGTTTTCAGATGCTGTCTGAGGGAACCGTCTCTTATTCGCTTCAGAACAAGGATGTGCCGGTGGAACAGCTGTACCGCCATCTGGCCCTGGCGGCACCTTACCAGGATCTGCTGGAGGAATTCACCCTGGACGAAATGATTCAGTTCCACACGCGGTTCAAAGGCCTCCGGAACATCTCCCCTTCTCAACTCCCAGATATTCTGCAACTGCAGGCCGCGCGCCACAAACACATCCGCAACTTCTCCTCGGGCATGAAACAGCGCCTGAAACTGGGCCTGGCCTTGTATTCAGATACGCCGCTGTTGTTACTGGACGAACCCACCACCAACATGGACCAAGCCGGCGTGAACTGGTACCTGGAACACCTGGAGCAGAACCGCCAAAACCGCTTGGTGATTATTGGGTCCAACGTGCCCCATGAATACAGCTTCTGCGACGAGCAACTGCCCATCAACCAATTCCATTACCAAGCCCCTTCCCGAAAGTCAAATCTATAA
- a CDS encoding bifunctional UDP-3-O-[3-hydroxymyristoyl] N-acetylglucosamine deacetylase/3-hydroxyacyl-ACP dehydratase gives MNDKQHTIKAPVTVSGIGLHTGVVSNMTFMPAPINHGYKFQRIDLPDQPIVDADVDNVVDLSRGTTIEQNGARINTVEHVLAALVGLEIDNVLIQIDGPEPPIMDGSSILFVQPLLEVGFQEQNALRNFFEVPEEIRFRDGSRETEIAILPLDDYRVTVMVDYHSPVLGSQHASLTDLSQFKDEIASCRTFCFLHELEMLYKQNLIKGGDLSNAIVVVDRVVEENELDYLSDLLKKPKVAVKKEGILNNVDLRYKNEPARHKLLDLIGDLALVGRPLKGQILAARPGHAANVSFAKKIKKYITETAVKNVPVYDPKKTPVMDITRIMQTLPHRYPFVLIDKIIHLDETTVTGVKNVTMNESFFQGHFPGNPVMPGVILIEAMAQTGGIYVLSTVPDPENYWTYFMGVDKCRFRRKVVPGDTIVFKCELLAPIKRGIARMHGHAYVAGQLVMEAEMLASIVRKDA, from the coding sequence ATGAACGATAAACAGCATACCATAAAGGCGCCGGTGACGGTATCCGGTATTGGATTGCATACGGGGGTGGTGTCTAATATGACGTTTATGCCGGCCCCCATCAACCACGGGTATAAATTCCAACGCATAGATTTGCCAGACCAGCCTATTGTAGATGCTGACGTAGACAACGTAGTTGACTTGAGCCGCGGCACCACCATTGAGCAGAACGGCGCCCGCATCAACACCGTGGAGCACGTATTGGCCGCCTTGGTGGGCCTGGAGATTGACAACGTACTCATTCAGATTGACGGACCGGAGCCTCCTATCATGGACGGTTCCTCTATTTTGTTTGTGCAGCCTTTGCTGGAGGTAGGGTTTCAGGAGCAGAACGCGCTGCGCAACTTCTTTGAGGTGCCCGAGGAAATCAGGTTCAGAGACGGGTCCCGCGAAACCGAGATCGCCATTCTTCCCTTAGATGATTACCGCGTAACCGTGATGGTGGACTACCACAGCCCCGTTTTGGGCAGCCAACACGCCTCTCTCACAGACCTCAGCCAATTCAAAGACGAGATTGCCTCTTGCCGCACCTTCTGCTTTCTGCATGAGCTGGAAATGCTCTACAAGCAGAACCTGATCAAAGGAGGTGACCTCAGTAACGCCATTGTGGTGGTAGACCGCGTGGTGGAGGAAAATGAACTGGACTACCTTTCTGACCTGCTCAAAAAACCGAAGGTTGCCGTTAAGAAAGAAGGAATTCTCAACAACGTAGACCTACGGTATAAAAACGAACCTGCCCGCCACAAACTCCTGGATTTGATTGGGGATTTGGCCTTGGTGGGTAGACCGCTGAAAGGACAGATTCTGGCGGCCAGACCCGGCCACGCAGCCAATGTCTCCTTCGCGAAGAAAATCAAGAAATACATCACAGAAACGGCGGTGAAAAACGTGCCGGTGTATGATCCCAAAAAGACCCCGGTCATGGACATCACCCGCATCATGCAGACCTTGCCGCACCGCTACCCGTTTGTGTTGATTGACAAGATCATCCATCTGGACGAGACCACTGTGACCGGCGTGAAGAACGTGACCATGAACGAGTCTTTCTTTCAGGGCCACTTCCCCGGCAACCCGGTTATGCCCGGCGTGATCTTGATTGAGGCCATGGCGCAGACCGGCGGTATTTACGTACTGAGCACCGTGCCAGACCCAGAGAATTACTGGACCTATTTTATGGGCGTGGACAAGTGCCGCTTCCGCCGCAAAGTAGTGCCCGGTGATACCATAGTATTTAAATGCGAACTCTTGGCCCCCATTAAACGGGGCATTGCCAGAATGCACGGCCACGCCTATGTGGCGGGTCAGCTGGTGATGGAGGCCGAAATGTTGGCAAGCATTGTAAGAAAAGACGCATGA
- a CDS encoding alanine dehydrogenase: MTEKTTGFEALTKATARSLMPKESMLAVETRKRSLFIGIPKESSLQENRIGLTPEAVKQLTNHGHEVWVEAGAGAPSKYSDHEFSEAGGVIVYSTKEVYEADVLLKIAPPTLEEMDYLRPGQTLISALQIGSLTSEYITALSKKKVNAISFELLKDKSGSKPVVRAMSEIAGSTVMLIAAEYLSSSNEGKGVILGGITGVPPSKVVIIGAGTVAEYATRAALGLGAEVKVFDDHLYKLRRLKQNVGAQLFTSTLDHTVLHKEIQDADVVIGAVTADEGQVPCMIPEEVVSRMNPGSVIIDVSIDEGGCFETSEMTTHKRPVYRKYDVIHYCVPNIPSRVPRTATRALSNIFTPMFLEISKYGGVNEALFTHEHYRSGVYIYKGSLTNAAIAKKFNMRYKELSLMIAVRN, from the coding sequence ATGACGGAGAAGACCACCGGGTTTGAGGCCCTGACCAAAGCCACGGCCCGCAGCCTGATGCCCAAGGAGTCAATGCTGGCGGTAGAGACCCGCAAGCGGTCTCTGTTCATCGGCATTCCCAAGGAGTCGTCGTTGCAGGAGAACCGCATTGGCCTTACCCCAGAGGCGGTGAAACAGCTCACCAACCACGGCCATGAAGTCTGGGTTGAGGCGGGGGCCGGCGCGCCGTCTAAGTACTCAGACCATGAGTTCTCAGAGGCCGGCGGCGTGATTGTTTACTCCACCAAAGAAGTCTATGAAGCCGATGTGTTGCTCAAGATAGCCCCGCCCACGCTAGAGGAAATGGATTATCTGCGGCCGGGCCAGACCTTGATTTCTGCTTTGCAGATTGGCAGCCTCACCTCAGAATACATTACCGCCCTTTCTAAGAAAAAAGTAAACGCCATCTCGTTTGAGTTGCTCAAAGATAAATCGGGCTCTAAGCCGGTGGTGCGTGCTATGAGTGAGATTGCGGGCAGTACCGTCATGCTGATTGCCGCCGAATACCTGAGCAGCAGCAATGAAGGCAAAGGTGTGATTCTGGGCGGTATTACGGGCGTTCCGCCGTCTAAAGTAGTGATCATTGGCGCCGGAACCGTGGCCGAATACGCCACCCGCGCCGCCTTGGGCCTTGGCGCCGAAGTGAAGGTTTTCGATGACCATCTTTATAAACTCCGGAGGTTGAAGCAGAACGTGGGTGCGCAATTGTTCACCTCTACGCTGGACCACACCGTGCTGCACAAAGAGATTCAGGACGCCGACGTGGTCATTGGGGCTGTCACCGCCGATGAAGGCCAGGTGCCCTGCATGATCCCCGAGGAAGTGGTTTCCCGCATGAACCCCGGCTCAGTGATTATTGACGTGAGCATTGACGAAGGCGGCTGTTTTGAAACCTCTGAGATGACCACCCACAAACGGCCCGTGTACCGCAAGTATGACGTGATTCATTACTGCGTGCCCAACATTCCGTCGCGCGTGCCTCGTACCGCCACCCGGGCCCTCAGCAACATCTTCACACCCATGTTTCTGGAGATTTCTAAATACGGGGGCGTGAACGAAGCGCTTTTCACCCATGAGCATTACCGCAGCGGCGTCTACATCTACAAAGGCAGTCTTACCAACGCCGCCATCGCCAAGAAATTCAACATGCGGTATAAAGAGTTGAGTTTGATGATTGCGGTGCGGAATTAA
- the lpxD gene encoding UDP-3-O-(3-hydroxymyristoyl)glucosamine N-acyltransferase, whose product MEFTVQQIADLLQGQVQGDGNAKVNRLAKIEEGTPGALSFLSNSKYEPFLYTTGASAVIVSNTLEIKQPVSAALIKVEDPYSAFTTLLDIYQKAVAASREGVEEPCFMGQNSTIGPRHYRGAFSYIGKNCTIGEGVHIYPHAYIGDNVTIGDNTIIQAGAKIYADSVIGSHCMLHAGCVIGSDGFGFAPQKDGTYIAIPQTGNVVLEDHVRIGANTTVDCATMGSTIIRTGSKIDNLVQVAHNVEIGRHTVVAAQTAFAGSSKVGNYCTIAGQVGVVGHISIADKTIVGAKSGISKNIKEEGTFVQGAPAFDYKQNLRAMAIFRKLPELQKQVDELREKL is encoded by the coding sequence ATGGAATTCACCGTTCAACAGATTGCTGATTTACTGCAGGGTCAGGTACAGGGAGATGGAAATGCCAAAGTGAACCGGCTTGCCAAAATAGAGGAAGGAACCCCCGGTGCCCTGTCTTTCCTGTCCAATTCTAAATATGAACCGTTTCTATATACCACCGGCGCCTCAGCGGTGATTGTCTCCAACACGCTGGAAATCAAACAACCGGTGTCTGCGGCTTTGATCAAGGTAGAAGATCCGTATTCTGCCTTTACCACCCTCCTGGATATTTACCAGAAAGCCGTGGCTGCTTCCCGCGAAGGTGTGGAGGAACCTTGTTTCATGGGGCAGAACTCCACCATCGGGCCACGCCATTACCGCGGCGCGTTTTCCTACATAGGTAAGAACTGCACCATTGGCGAGGGCGTGCACATTTACCCGCACGCGTACATAGGCGACAACGTGACCATTGGGGACAACACCATTATTCAGGCCGGAGCCAAGATTTACGCAGATTCAGTTATTGGCAGTCATTGCATGCTGCACGCCGGCTGTGTGATTGGCTCAGACGGGTTTGGGTTTGCGCCGCAGAAAGACGGCACGTATATAGCCATTCCGCAGACGGGCAATGTGGTGCTGGAAGACCACGTGCGCATTGGCGCCAACACCACCGTTGACTGCGCCACCATGGGTTCCACCATCATCAGAACCGGTTCTAAAATAGACAATTTGGTGCAGGTGGCGCATAACGTGGAAATTGGTAGACACACGGTGGTGGCCGCGCAGACAGCGTTTGCGGGTTCGTCTAAAGTGGGCAATTACTGCACCATTGCCGGGCAGGTGGGCGTGGTAGGCCACATCAGCATTGCCGATAAAACCATTGTGGGCGCAAAATCAGGAATTTCTAAAAATATTAAAGAAGAAGGCACTTTTGTGCAGGGCGCCCCGGCGTTTGACTACAAACAGAACCTGCGGGCCATGGCTATCTTCAGAAAACTACCCGAGTTGCAGAAACAGGTAGATGAACTGAGAGAAAAGCTTTAA
- the tsaE gene encoding tRNA (adenosine(37)-N6)-threonylcarbamoyltransferase complex ATPase subunit type 1 TsaE produces MPEKPVLEKIIRISSKAELPRAADELLAFIGQKKVILFEGEMAAGKTTFIKAICERLGVKESVSSPTFALVNEYATTHGELVYHFDFYRIDSEAEALDMGALEYFSSGNLCLVEWPSKVAGILPDEVVEVTLETGETDEARIISISANGGHDGEDHRV; encoded by the coding sequence ATGCCTGAGAAGCCAGTGCTGGAAAAAATAATCAGGATTTCGTCTAAAGCAGAATTGCCCCGGGCCGCTGATGAATTGTTAGCATTTATCGGGCAAAAAAAGGTAATTTTGTTTGAAGGCGAGATGGCGGCCGGAAAAACCACCTTCATCAAAGCCATCTGTGAACGTCTGGGCGTGAAGGAATCGGTGAGTAGCCCTACCTTTGCCCTGGTAAATGAGTATGCCACCACCCACGGGGAATTGGTGTATCATTTTGATTTTTACAGAATTGACAGTGAGGCCGAAGCCCTGGACATGGGCGCCCTGGAGTACTTTAGCTCCGGGAATCTGTGTCTGGTGGAATGGCCCTCAAAAGTGGCCGGTATCTTGCCGGATGAGGTAGTGGAAGTGACCCTGGAGACCGGGGAAACAGACGAAGCACGAATCATAAGCATAAGCGCAAATGGAGGACATGACGGAGAAGACCACCGGGTTTGA
- a CDS encoding PD40 domain-containing protein, which yields MLNSIMSFRKCPVVFGLAMLGFCSVVGETSAQAVPDTDIFLVDLSLKGKSLKVGQPRNITQRPGYDNQPSFTPKGKSVLFTAQHPGRQTDIFEFQLSSRKTSQLTNTPEAEYSALVTPDGKHFTVIRGKEQHLWQFPLQPTAGAGKSLLEMKQLIGYHVWSTPEEFFVAAFPQQPPMALYSVNALSKAAIKVEETVGRSLHKIPGQRAISYLVPVSDSVAHIQKWNLKTGEKTTVIQALPGSQDFAWSPSGHVLMARGSKLYIYKPGTDPRWKEIADFGAQGIRNITRLAVSPKGNVLAFVAEK from the coding sequence ATGTTAAATAGTATAATGTCTTTTAGAAAGTGCCCCGTAGTCTTCGGTCTGGCCATGCTTGGTTTTTGCTCTGTAGTAGGAGAAACTTCTGCCCAGGCTGTACCCGACACCGATATCTTTTTGGTAGACCTTTCTCTGAAAGGCAAAAGCCTAAAAGTAGGGCAGCCCCGCAACATCACCCAGCGCCCCGGCTATGACAACCAGCCCAGCTTCACGCCCAAGGGCAAATCGGTGCTTTTCACGGCGCAGCACCCTGGCCGCCAAACCGACATTTTTGAATTCCAGCTTAGTTCCAGGAAAACCAGCCAACTGACCAACACGCCAGAGGCAGAATATTCGGCTTTGGTTACGCCAGATGGAAAGCATTTCACGGTGATCAGGGGCAAGGAGCAGCATTTGTGGCAGTTCCCGTTACAGCCCACGGCTGGCGCCGGAAAGTCTCTGTTGGAAATGAAGCAGTTGATTGGTTACCACGTGTGGTCCACCCCCGAGGAGTTTTTTGTAGCCGCCTTTCCGCAGCAACCACCAATGGCCTTGTACAGCGTCAACGCCTTGTCAAAAGCCGCCATAAAAGTGGAGGAGACCGTAGGCCGAAGCCTCCATAAAATCCCCGGGCAGCGGGCCATCAGTTATTTGGTCCCGGTCTCAGATTCTGTGGCCCACATCCAGAAATGGAACCTGAAAACCGGTGAGAAAACAACGGTCATCCAGGCCTTGCCCGGCAGCCAGGATTTCGCTTGGAGCCCATCGGGGCACGTGCTCATGGCCAGAGGCTCCAAGCTTTACATCTATAAACCAGGCACAGATCCCAGATGGAAAGAAATCGCTGATTTTGGTGCACAGGGCATCAGAAACATCACCCGCCTGGCCGTGAGCCCCAAAGGCAATGTGTTGGCGTTTGTGGCTGAGAAATAA
- the lpxA gene encoding acyl-ACP--UDP-N-acetylglucosamine O-acyltransferase, producing the protein MNQPLAYIHPEAKIATNVVVEPFTTISKNVEIGEGTWIGPNVTIMEGARIGKNCQIYPGAVISAPPQDLKYKGEASTVQIGDNTIIRECVTLNRGTALDKNTTSIGSNCLIMAYVHVAHDCIIGNNVIVANGVQLAGHIMIHDHVFIGGTSAVHQFVSIGAHAMVSGGSLVRKDVPPFIKAAREPLSYAGVNSIGLRRRGFNNEQINDIQQIYRILFMSGLNTATAVEKIEIDLPPSPERDEIVNFVRNSGRGIIKGYQRDAD; encoded by the coding sequence ATGAACCAGCCCTTAGCCTACATTCACCCCGAAGCCAAGATTGCCACCAACGTGGTAGTAGAACCCTTCACCACCATCTCCAAGAACGTGGAGATTGGCGAAGGTACCTGGATAGGTCCCAACGTGACCATCATGGAAGGTGCCCGCATTGGCAAAAACTGCCAGATCTATCCCGGCGCTGTGATTTCGGCCCCGCCGCAGGATTTAAAGTACAAAGGCGAGGCCAGCACCGTGCAGATTGGCGACAACACCATCATACGGGAATGCGTGACCTTGAACCGCGGCACCGCCCTGGACAAAAACACCACCTCCATTGGCTCTAACTGCCTGATTATGGCCTATGTACACGTGGCGCATGACTGCATTATTGGCAACAACGTGATTGTGGCCAATGGCGTGCAGCTGGCCGGGCATATCATGATCCATGACCACGTGTTCATTGGCGGGACCTCTGCGGTGCATCAGTTTGTGAGCATAGGCGCCCATGCCATGGTGTCTGGGGGATCTTTGGTGCGCAAAGACGTGCCGCCGTTCATCAAGGCCGCCCGTGAGCCCCTTTCCTACGCCGGCGTGAATTCCATTGGCTTGCGCCGAAGAGGGTTCAACAACGAGCAGATCAACGACATCCAGCAGATTTACCGCATCTTGTTTATGAGCGGGCTGAACACTGCCACGGCCGTGGAAAAAATAGAAATTGACCTGCCCCCTAGCCCGGAGCGTGATGAGATTGTGAACTTTGTGCGGAATTCTGGCCGGGGCATCATTAAAGGCTATCAGCGGGATGCAGATTAA
- a CDS encoding HD domain-containing protein translates to MNKKKIFNDPVYGFITVPSELLFDIIQHPYFQRLRRIKQLGLTEFVYPGALHTRFHHALGAMHLMNIAIQSLSSKDNRISEKECEASMAAILLHDVGHGPFSHALEHAIFDQVPHEQVSLHIMELLNQQFGGRLQLAMDIFTDSYERRFFHQLVSSQLDVDRLDYLNRDSFYTGVSEGKIGADRLLKMLNVHDDQLVVEEKGIYSIESFLVSRRLMYWQVYMHKTVTSAEQMVLKIMQRARQLTQENVDVPASPNLQFFLRENLSMLDFERDPSIMKRFVSLDDYDVWSAIKLWAEHPDKILSYLSSSLLERRLFKIQLSPTPFELEFLEGVRELAMDHFQISQDEVHYLVMEGKISNNAYESGGENINVLTKESRVIDVAHASDLPNIQALSKKVEKYYVCYPKDIANLAL, encoded by the coding sequence TTGAATAAGAAAAAAATCTTCAATGACCCGGTGTATGGTTTCATCACTGTGCCCTCAGAACTGCTTTTTGACATCATCCAGCACCCGTACTTCCAGCGGCTGCGCCGGATAAAGCAGTTAGGTCTGACCGAGTTTGTGTACCCGGGCGCGCTGCATACGCGGTTTCACCACGCGCTGGGGGCCATGCACCTCATGAACATTGCCATCCAGAGCCTGAGCAGCAAAGATAATCGCATTTCTGAAAAAGAATGTGAGGCCTCCATGGCCGCCATTCTGCTGCATGATGTGGGCCACGGCCCGTTTTCGCACGCGCTGGAGCACGCCATTTTTGACCAGGTGCCGCATGAGCAGGTGTCTTTGCACATCATGGAGCTGCTCAATCAACAGTTTGGCGGACGGCTACAGCTGGCCATGGACATTTTCACCGACAGCTACGAGCGCCGCTTTTTCCACCAACTGGTGAGCAGCCAACTGGACGTGGACCGCCTGGATTACCTCAACCGCGACAGCTTTTACACCGGCGTGTCGGAGGGCAAGATTGGCGCTGACCGCTTGCTGAAAATGCTGAACGTGCATGATGACCAGCTGGTAGTGGAGGAAAAAGGCATCTATTCCATTGAGAGTTTTCTGGTGAGCCGCCGCCTCATGTACTGGCAGGTGTACATGCACAAAACCGTGACCTCTGCCGAGCAAATGGTGCTTAAAATCATGCAACGCGCCCGGCAACTCACGCAAGAGAACGTGGACGTGCCCGCCAGCCCCAACCTGCAGTTTTTCCTGCGCGAAAACCTCTCCATGCTGGATTTTGAGCGCGACCCCAGCATTATGAAACGCTTTGTCTCCCTGGATGACTACGATGTCTGGAGCGCCATTAAACTGTGGGCCGAACACCCGGATAAAATCCTGAGTTACCTTTCTTCCAGCCTGCTGGAGCGCCGCTTGTTTAAGATTCAGCTCTCGCCTACCCCGTTTGAATTGGAGTTTTTGGAAGGCGTGCGTGAGTTGGCCATGGACCATTTCCAAATTTCCCAAGACGAAGTACATTATCTGGTGATGGAAGGCAAAATCAGTAACAACGCCTATGAATCCGGGGGCGAGAACATTAACGTACTTACCAAGGAAAGCCGGGTGATTGACGTGGCCCATGCCTCAGACTTACCCAACATTCAGGCCCTGAGCAAGAAGGTGGAGAAGTACTATGTGTGCTACCCCAAAGACATCGCCAACTTGGCCTTGTAA
- a CDS encoding glycosyltransferase family 2 protein, with translation MPRVSVIIPAFNEALSIQNVVRDIPKELVQEIIVVDNNSTDGTGQVAAQAGATVLSEPRQGYGQACLTGIAYATAQVPAPDILVFMDADYSDYPGEIALLLAPILHYDADLVIGSRALGHREPGSMTVPQLAGNWLATNLLRILYGAQFTDLGPFRAIKTQKLLQLNMQDPTYGWTVEMQLKATLHKMRSVEVPVTYRKRIGVSKISGTVKGVVLAGHKILWTIAKYSFKRR, from the coding sequence ATGCCGCGCGTTTCAGTCATCATTCCTGCCTTTAATGAAGCCCTTTCTATTCAGAACGTGGTGCGTGACATCCCGAAGGAATTGGTGCAGGAAATTATTGTGGTGGACAACAACTCCACCGATGGCACCGGTCAGGTAGCCGCGCAGGCTGGCGCCACTGTTCTAAGCGAACCGCGCCAAGGCTACGGGCAGGCATGCCTCACAGGAATAGCCTATGCCACCGCCCAGGTTCCGGCCCCAGACATTTTGGTTTTCATGGACGCCGATTATTCTGATTATCCGGGCGAGATTGCCTTGCTGTTGGCTCCCATTCTACATTATGACGCTGATCTGGTGATTGGCTCAAGGGCTTTGGGGCACAGGGAACCGGGCTCCATGACCGTTCCGCAGTTGGCGGGCAATTGGCTGGCTACCAATTTATTAAGAATCCTGTATGGCGCACAGTTCACCGATTTAGGTCCATTCAGAGCCATTAAAACCCAGAAATTGCTGCAACTGAACATGCAAGACCCAACCTACGGCTGGACGGTGGAGATGCAGTTGAAGGCCACGTTGCACAAAATGCGCAGCGTAGAAGTGCCCGTGACCTACCGGAAACGGATTGGCGTCTCCAAAATATCTGGCACGGTGAAAGGAGTGGTGTTGGCCGGTCACAAGATTCTCTGGACCATCGCTAAATATTCATTCAAACGGCGGTAG